A stretch of Oncorhynchus mykiss isolate Arlee chromosome 12, USDA_OmykA_1.1, whole genome shotgun sequence DNA encodes these proteins:
- the LOC110538513 gene encoding serotonin N-acetyltransferase-like: protein MSLVGALPFLKPRLSPSVSPGRQRRHTLPASEFRPLNTQDAISVFEIEKEAFISVSGDCPLHLDEVRHFLTLCPELSMGWFEEGRLVAFIIGSQWDQDRLTLDALTLHKPKGSTVHIHVLAVHRTFRQQGKGPILMWRYLQYLRCLPYVRRAVLMCEDFLVPFYQKSGFKVQGRCSITVASLTFTEMQYPVRGHALMRRNSEAIGFPQTVLLLEEPIQRSESALLLEEQTQRTEPEPADV from the exons ATGTCTCTAGTGGGCGCCTTGCCTTTCCTGAAACCGCGCCTCTCCCCTTCTGTTTCTCCTGGGCGCCAAAGAAGACACACACTGCCAGCAAGCGAGTTCCGACCGCTCAACACGCAAGATGCCATCAGCGTGTTCGAAATCGAGAAAGAGG CCTTTATATCTGTGTCAGGAGACTGCCCGCTCCATCTTGATGAGGTGCGTCATTTCCTCACGCTGTGTCCAGAGCTGTCCATGGGCTGGTTTGAGGAGGGGAGACTAGTAGCCTTCATCATTGGGTCCCAATGGGACCAGGACAGACTCACCCTA GACGCCCTAACTCTTCACAAGCCCAAAGGTTCCACAGTTCATATCCATGTGCTGGCGGTCCACCGGACCTTCCGGCAGCAGGGCAAGGGCCCTATCCTGATGTGGCGCTACCTGCAGTACCTACGCTGCCTGCCCTATGTGCGCCGTGCAGTGCTCATGTGCGAGGACTTCCTGGTTCCCTTCTACCAGAAGTCTGGCTTCAAGGTGCAGGGCCGCTGTTCCATCACGGTGGCATCACTGACCTTCACAGAGATGCAGTACCCTGTGAGGGGCCATGCACTGATGCGGCGCAACAGTGAAGCTATTGGTTTTCCTCAGACTGTGTTATTATTGGAGGAACCGATTCAGAGGAGTGAGTCTGCATTGTTATTGGAGGAACAGACTCAGAGGACTGAGCCTGAGCCTGCTGATGTGTAA